In Labeo rohita strain BAU-BD-2019 chromosome 4, IGBB_LRoh.1.0, whole genome shotgun sequence, the DNA window CAGtgccaacaacaaaaaatactgtacacattttcttctcctttttaaaaactgttggaTTGGTATTTTCCAGGAGTCTTACTTAAGTGTTATTTTGGTACGATTTAAATtgaatatttgtacttttaaaatgtaggctggaaaaaaatcttttcactgtattttgtactttttgcaCTGTCACAATTCAGGCCTCTGTGGCTCTCTCCGATCACCACCGGAGGGCACCATCACCTGAGTATTAATAATTTCAGACTCAATTTCCCATAACCCTGTGCCTAGGACTGATTATCTGcaaagctgacccatattacCTGGACTATTTAAGCAGCTCTTAGGCTCATTGTGAAGTCTTGTTTTGCTGTGGCTCATATTTCTGAGTGTTCTTGCCTGTGTTTGGTTTTCTGTGTATGATcttggactgttttgttttgtgtgattCTCTGCCGCCTGCCTTTATGACCCTGACTGTTTGAATTATTCTCTACCAACACTGTTTGTTGCTTGCCCTAAACCATCTGCCTGTTCTGTGATAATGCTATTGTCTTGCcttcactctcagaaaaaaggtacagttctgtcgctggggcggtaccctaaggtacacaAGTGAAAgggtacatctttgtacctaaCCTATCCAgtaaggtacatattagtaccttaaaggtacatttaagtactttgaaagtacatattggtacctcccctggtgaaaaaaaacagcatatgctggtaggtatgaccagctaaggatcagcaaaaaaacaactaaggaccagcttaaaccagcatcaaaacctacctaccagcatatgctgtttttttcaacagggttaaaggtacatattagtattttacaaatacatatttgtaccttttcacttgtaccttagggtactgccccagCGATAGAACTGTACCTTTTCTTCTGACAGTGTTGGATACCCTGATGCTGTTGATTGAACCTTGCCTGTAGTACTCTGACAATTTGTTAACATGGATTTCAGCTCAGCTGACTTCTTGTTACACAGCACTTTATTTGataacatttttgttcagtGTCCCTCCGAGGTCGTTCTTCCAATGTAGATATTATGGAGGGATTATAAATTATGTTAgagtaaaaattatattgagGTTCGTTGAATttgtaatcaaattaattacattgtatGCTGATTAATCAGTTCTTCAATACATCCTCTCCAGGTTTGATTCTGTCTTTGTAAAGTTGCTTAAAATAAAGCTACCTAGTTGGAGATAACATCAAGTTGGATTTGTTTGGTATTGCCAGCCCAAAACCAAGATTCTCCAACACACTTTGTGATGAAGGCCTCCGATTGTATGGACATTTTGTGTTTGTAGTCTAATAGCTATTGCAGTGTTAAGTGGGGTAGAGTAATTCTATTCAGACTCAGACCATTGTTTAAGTGTCCTGAAGCTTGCGGCATTCATGGTAAACCCTCCATTGCTAGTCAACTTGCTTCAAGCGGAATTTAAACCGGTGTTTCCAGGATGGGAGATGGGCAAGCTAACAAGGACGCTGAAGACTGCAGCCTCTAGTGCAGGCATGGGCAAACTCGGTTCTGGAGGCCCGGTGTCTCAGCAGAGTTTATcttcaaccctgatcaaacacacctcaacaagctaatcagtgtcttcaggattactagaaggCAGACaagtgagttttatcagggttggagctaaactatgctgggacaccagccctccagtgTCGAGTTTGCCCATGCCTGCTCTAGTGTCAGTCGTTAGTGTACCTCTTGAGATCAGGGaagtgaggtttacctgcacaaCTCTTTCTATCTGGCCTCTGTTACACCAATTGAATCCAATCTTGAATCTTGAAAGCAATGCTTACAGCAGATTTAATATAGAGTTTCATTTCTCTATATAACTCTGAAATAGAGAAATGTGTTGGGCAGGACATGTGGCTTGGTGTTGGGGAGGGCACGTGGCTAGGTCTACGATCCATATTCCTTTGAAACATTACTGGAAATCTTTAAGGTAAGGCATAAGTAAATTTCAGATTGATGTTATTTTTGCATGTATTCTCTGTGTAGGACTGTGAGCACTCAGAAGAGGACATGCCCTTTGCTTTCTGTGCAGCCCATTCGAGGACTGGTGGATGAGAAGTTTCAGATTGACGTAATGAATTTACCACCAAATCAAAAGGTCACGTTACATTCACTACATCAGTCAGAAGACAAGGACTTCTGGGAGGCATTTGGACACTATGTCAGTGATAAACATGGATCAGTGAGAGGTGTGTAGAACAGTCTACTGTAGGAGTGTCCAAACTTGACCCTGGAGCGTCACTGTCCTGCGGAGGTTAGCTCCATCTTGCCTTATCACACCAGCCTGGAAGTTTAAgcccttgattagctggttcaggtgtgtttaattggggttggagctgaactctgcaggacactgcaGCCCACTTCCATGGGCTggaaatatctacacaaagtaTATTTCTATAGTGTGGACAATGATGCAGACATCAAATGAACCATTGTTACAATTTACATGAAGTTGTTGATATAGACATACTCTTGTCATGTATAATTTAGGGGTTAAAGATGAAAGTTTTGGAGGTACTTATGAAGGTATAGAGCCAATGGGGTTGATATGGAGCATGAGGCCCATACCAGGAAGTCAACATGGACTAAGGTAACTTAGACTATAAAAATGTGATGGTGTAAATTCAGGTTTCAATTTTTATGTGAGGAGTTTGGAAGTCACTTTTGTCACCTAACTATTGAACTTTATGCCAGGTTACGTAAGAGGGACATTTTCATACCTATGGTAGTTCACATTTCTGTATACAGTGGGCATCTATCTCAAGGCTTCAGCCAGCAAACACCACTGGCAACCAGTGTCATTGAGCGCTGGTACATAGCACCGGGTGTGAAGAGGGTGAGCATCAAGGAGAAAGAAATACGAGGAACATTATTCCTGCCTCCAGGTACACACACCCATTAGATTTCTAATCTCTCACAATCATCCTACATTGATTCATATTCCCTGATTTCCCAGGGGGTggattttcattacattttgtgTCAAAGAAGTCCTGTAAAATTGCTGTGTAAATGACTTGCCATGTGTTTTTAGGCACCGGACCATACCCAGGAGTGCTGGACCTGTGGGGATCAGGTGGTAGTTTGATTGAGTATCGATCTTCCCTGCTCGCATCTCATGGCTTTGCATCTATGGTACTTGAATATTTAACTCCAAATAATCTGAGACTGGAAGACACTGATGCCTCCTACTTTGAGGTAATTCAGAGCATTTGGTTTAATCATGTAAACCATCATTTGATGTAATTTGGCATTGTAATTACCTGCCTGTAGTTCCAGAGGAACTATTTCAGCACCCACTCAGATTTCTGGGACATAAAAGCAAATGTTATAACATAAGGATTTGTTTtcccatattttcacactgcaGAGTTAAGGCTCACTGCTGACTTTACATTCTGTGTAAAGATTATCAAAGCTGGCTCATAAGTGAAAAGGAAAAGAGATCACACACTGGACGAATGCTCAAAAAAGCTttaactaaaaagaaaacaaaaccttGTCCCTTAGTGGTAGAAAAAATCCCAAACCTTTACCCAAAACAGAGAATCTGTTTGGTTTAAGTGCATGCAAACCTGGACCTGGACCATGCTGTGAGATCAGTGTATAACCTTTACAGATGTGCATGTTAATGTTTACATGTTTCTTGTAGAAAGCATACCAGATACTGCAGAGTCATCCAATGGTACAGAAGGATCGTTTGGCTGTGCTTGGGACAAGCCTGGGAGGTATTATTACACTCAGTATGGTGGCCTCCTCCAAAGTCATTAAGGTTTCCTTGAACTAAACCTATGAatctacattttaaattcagatggaattttaaaaacagatattacatttcatattttggtGTGTCTTTTTATTGTGTAGCCCCAGTGTTGTGTGTGCATTAGCGGAGGTCATCTGATGCATTTTGATAAATCCCTCTCAGAATTCTATGCGAAGATGGAAAAGTAAGACATAGAAATCATGAGAACATAGAAAACCCAGCTCAAACTAGCTGCCATGctttaaaacatacctaacaAGCAACAGTTTGTATGCTCCCATAGGCATTTAAGCACTTAAGTCatacttaaaaatgttaatatcaaACTAATTTACATGCATTGTCTCATGCATTTTGTCAAGTAGCTCTGCCTGTCATTTGGGTTTTATAGAATCACATTCATAAATGCTATTCCATTTCATGCCTCCTGactgccactgaaaaaaaaccctATGGATACCATGATAGTCAGTTATGACCGGATACCATCATACACATACCATTGTCAGTGGGAGAGATGTACAGCAATTAGAAAAGAAACTGCCCAAGAACTGTTACCACTTCTAAGTGAGAGCTATGGACTTTGGGCCGGTACTCGGTGTGTTTCCACCACAGGAACCAGGATCTAAATAAAGTTCTGGGTAAACATTTGCCCAGGGTAGTACTTTTTCAAAGGTCCGGAACTTTCGGGGGGTGGGTCTAGGGTGCTGAACATGCTGATTGGTTGTTCATGCAGCATTGTATTTCAACCACCATATATTtgcatcaatttttttttacagttttattgttattgtgtcataaaatgtaaaagtactTCAGGCGAGAAAGtagttttttaaaactcaaatatgcgatttatttataaagacagcgcctatttgaaaatgtgtttaGCCGATTTCGGAGAGGTGAGCTCTTGTATCCTGACGAGAGCAGCCTCAACTCTGCTAGTCCTTCAGACATTTgccactggctctgatgtctctgtagtggttaaacataagatataattcattttgggtaaatctaaccgGTAATCTTTGGTCTTTATTCTATTAATctattaatatgttaaaatgaaaatgaaaagaggCAGTAttgtttgatataatattttgttgcaTTGTAATATATGTACATTCCCTGAACTACATTTCTGCagattaatatgtttaaatgaaaatgaaaagaggcagtggtgtttgatatcatatttcttcttatttaaATACAGTGAGGAAAATTGCAGTAGCCAAGGAGAGCTGACTGAAGTTATCAAGTACACTGCTGTTTGCAGAATTACCAGACTTGCGTCGTCCCGTCCATGGAAGTTTACACTACTGAGTCAAACCTTACGGTTAAGGTTATATCATCACCTATTGGTTTGACACCCCTGGCCTCTGTGTTTTTAAGCAAACTGCCAACAACAACAGGCAAATGGTTGCTTATTTACTccaaattaataaacattatgtaACCCCTCCAGTTCTATTTGACCTGTTctggggtgcatttcccaaaagcagcTGTGTCTTCTgtgtgtataaatctcagtaaTACACACAGTCTTTAGTGAAAGAGACTAGCTGTTCTAgtaacaacaacatcaacatgTGATGACATAATTTCACAACCAGAGAGTGtcacaaaaagtgtttttctgcGTATGGTCAGttgtgtaaacttttttttaacttaataaaCTAATGGCAGTATTGTTAGACATTtatcaaatacatttacattcataaaTTAAGTGTGACTTAAGTGTCTAAATACACTATGTGGACACTGAATGATTAGTAGTTTTAACTACTAAACAACAGCAATTCTGAGTAAATCTGTCCGTTGTGAAAATATTTATCAGTGGTaagattttacaaaatgttaattccAGAAATGCAGATAAGCTACGTGTGAATGAGTACAACCAGGTTATCTACCGCGATCTGATCTTCTCAGTTTCCCGTCAAAGTTTCAAAGTTGATGTAAGTTTATATTATCACAGATTTTGTCTGTTTTGGtctgttttgccttgtttttaataatttattttcttgtaatGCCATTCGTTTTTAAATGCACATAGGTTGGGAGAATAAAGTGTCCACTTTTGTTGGTGAATGGTGATGATGATCAAATGGTTCCTGCAGTAGAAACTGCTGAAGATGtgagtaatatatttttcagttcTGTCACATTAAgcttattacaaaatattactgtctACTGTGACATAAAACACAGCAAACTTCAAAACTTCATTAAAGTCTCCACGAAATCAAACTTTACCCTATTTACTTTGTTAGCATACATTGAAAGTCTTGTGGTAAACATTTCATCAGTTTAAGTTAATCCAGCagggaaaaaatgttttcatatggATTCATAAATTCTGCCCTGATTGTGttgcctggtttctcccaaagTCTCCATTATCCAACATCAAAttgagtttttatttgttgccaTGGTTGTCTTTGACTTGCCATGGTTGTCTTTGACTAAAACCTTACAGATTTAATACCTTTGCATAAATCCAGCACCCTTTGCATACACAGAAAGGCATTCAACTGAAGTGATAAATATTATGGCAAATCTCTGTTGGATTGTTAAGATTTTATCCATATGCATCGTTAGGCACAACGTCTTACACCAAGCAATGTAGTTCTAATATCAGAATGGTTGCCAAGAGAAACAGACAAAGCAACACACAATAGCTTTAAACGCAGCTTAACCAAATATAATCAAGCAAAGGACttctgttttataaatgtattaaaaaagctacagttgaaaaaaaaatggaatatattttcacCAACGATTCAAATGTTAAGGCATGATTTGGATATTGACTATTGACCTTTTAAATCCAGATGGAGATGATGATGGTAAAAGCAGGAAATCGGCACTTGTTGAAAATCCTGACGTATACTGATGCAGGTCATCTGATTGAACCTCCATACTCACCTCACTTCCGTGCAACTAACTTTTACCAACCGTGGACAAAGAAGAGAGGTATGATGATCTACTGTCTCATTTCATATCATTTATAAGCCTACACAATGTCAATTCTAACTTTATGTTTAGACTTTATTTGTGATTGTGTTTTGCACTTGaatgtgtgttgttgttgttcctaTAGTTGTCATGCTATGGGGTGGACAGACTAAATCACACGCATACGCACAAGAGGATGCATGGAAGAAGATATTAGCATTTCTGTGGCA includes these proteins:
- the LOC127164480 gene encoding bile acid-CoA:amino acid N-acyltransferase isoform X1 gives rise to the protein MQLCYFTAAFFSSKLQNMLHLRILKQINSVSNLISLRTVSTQKRTCPLLSVQPIRGLVDEKFQIDVMNLPPNQKVTLHSLHQSEDKDFWEAFGHYVSDKHGSVRGVKDESFGGTYEGIEPMGLIWSMRPIPGSQHGLRLRKRDIFIPMVVHISVYSGHLSQGFSQQTPLATSVIERWYIAPGVKRVSIKEKEIRGTLFLPPGTGPYPGVLDLWGSGGSLIEYRSSLLASHGFASMVLEYLTPNNLRLEDTDASYFEKAYQILQSHPMVQKDRLAVLGTSLGGIITLSMVASSKVIKPQCCVCISGGHLMHFDKSLSEFYAKMEKNADKLRVNEYNQVIYRDLIFSVSRQSFKVDVGRIKCPLLLVNGDDDQMVPAVETAEDMEMMMVKAGNRHLLKILTYTDAGHLIEPPYSPHFRATNFYQPWTKKRVVMLWGGQTKSHAYAQEDAWKKILAFLWQHLSAPVASF
- the LOC127164480 gene encoding bile acid-CoA:amino acid N-acyltransferase isoform X2, which codes for MQLCYFTAAFFSSKLQNMLHLRILKQINSVSNLISLRTVSTQKRTCPLLSVQPIRGLVDEKFQIDVMNLPPNQKVTLHSLHQSEDKDFWEAFGHYVSDKHGSVRGVKDESFGGTYEGIEPMGLIWSMRPIPGSQHGLSGHLSQGFSQQTPLATSVIERWYIAPGVKRVSIKEKEIRGTLFLPPGTGPYPGVLDLWGSGGSLIEYRSSLLASHGFASMVLEYLTPNNLRLEDTDASYFEKAYQILQSHPMVQKDRLAVLGTSLGGIITLSMVASSKVIKPQCCVCISGGHLMHFDKSLSEFYAKMEKNADKLRVNEYNQVIYRDLIFSVSRQSFKVDVGRIKCPLLLVNGDDDQMVPAVETAEDMEMMMVKAGNRHLLKILTYTDAGHLIEPPYSPHFRATNFYQPWTKKRVVMLWGGQTKSHAYAQEDAWKKILAFLWQHLSAPVASF
- the LOC127164480 gene encoding bile acid-CoA:amino acid N-acyltransferase isoform X3, whose product is MNLPPNQKVTLHSLHQSEDKDFWEAFGHYVSDKHGSVRGVKDESFGGTYEGIEPMGLIWSMRPIPGSQHGLRLRKRDIFIPMVVHISVYSGHLSQGFSQQTPLATSVIERWYIAPGVKRVSIKEKEIRGTLFLPPGTGPYPGVLDLWGSGGSLIEYRSSLLASHGFASMVLEYLTPNNLRLEDTDASYFEKAYQILQSHPMVQKDRLAVLGTSLGGIITLSMVASSKVIKPQCCVCISGGHLMHFDKSLSEFYAKMEKNADKLRVNEYNQVIYRDLIFSVSRQSFKVDVGRIKCPLLLVNGDDDQMVPAVETAEDMEMMMVKAGNRHLLKILTYTDAGHLIEPPYSPHFRATNFYQPWTKKRVVMLWGGQTKSHAYAQEDAWKKILAFLWQHLSAPVASF